In Spirochaeta thermophila DSM 6578, the following proteins share a genomic window:
- a CDS encoding ABC transporter permease, with the protein MKNVRQGIRIGAVLQRWEVILSILLLTIMVVNGILSPYFWDVRNLFNTTFNFTEKSIIALSMALVIITGSIDISVGSIVALSSFCMGLVASYGAPVPVIVLVGLLVGTVAGMLNGFLVGYLRIPAIAVTIGTMSFFRGIPQGILGDKAFTTYPEEFAWLGQGYVGGTLVPFQLVVFLALALVVGLVLHYTIFGRMVYAVGRNEVAAVFSGIPAKRVKFAVFTLNGLFSGISSVLLTSRILSTRPNIAQGFELEAITIAVLGGVAITGGFGGIPGVVIASFVIGFIRFGMGLMNVPGRVMNLVTGALLIVAIVIPEFIAFMKRRRETDIVEGGNV; encoded by the coding sequence ATGAAGAACGTGCGACAGGGAATTCGCATCGGAGCCGTGCTCCAGAGATGGGAGGTCATCCTCTCCATCCTCCTTCTCACCATCATGGTGGTGAACGGCATCCTGAGTCCGTATTTCTGGGATGTCCGTAATCTCTTCAATACCACCTTCAATTTCACGGAGAAGTCCATCATCGCCCTCTCGATGGCCTTGGTGATCATCACGGGGTCCATCGACATCTCGGTGGGGTCGATCGTGGCCCTCTCCTCTTTCTGTATGGGATTGGTGGCCTCATATGGAGCTCCCGTCCCTGTGATCGTGCTCGTGGGGCTCCTGGTCGGCACGGTGGCCGGCATGCTCAACGGGTTCCTCGTGGGCTACCTGAGGATCCCGGCGATCGCCGTGACCATAGGGACCATGTCGTTCTTCAGGGGGATCCCCCAGGGCATCCTCGGTGACAAGGCATTCACTACCTATCCGGAGGAGTTCGCATGGCTGGGCCAGGGGTATGTCGGGGGGACGCTCGTTCCCTTCCAGCTCGTGGTCTTTCTCGCCCTCGCCCTGGTGGTGGGGCTCGTGCTCCACTACACGATTTTCGGGAGGATGGTCTACGCCGTGGGACGTAACGAGGTCGCGGCTGTGTTCTCCGGTATACCGGCGAAGCGGGTCAAGTTCGCGGTCTTCACCCTCAACGGGCTCTTCTCGGGCATTTCCTCCGTGTTGCTCACGAGCAGGATACTCTCCACCCGACCGAACATCGCCCAAGGCTTCGAGCTCGAGGCGATCACCATCGCCGTGCTGGGTGGGGTGGCGATCACCGGCGGATTCGGTGGGATTCCGGGTGTGGTGATCGCCAGTTTCGTGATAGGATTCATACGATTCGGGATGGGCCTCATGAACGTACCGGGTCGGGTCATGAACCTGGTGACCGGTGCGCTCCTCATCGTGGCCATCGTGATCCCCGAGTTCATCGCCTTTATGAAGAGAAGGAGAGAGACAGACATCGTGGAAGGAGGGAACGTATGA
- a CDS encoding sensor histidine kinase, with product MRMRLKFGLITLLVFMGFLFVIVLNFVILARIESITEVARTSDRLLDEVRRLRNRVKETMIAAFSPGIYGSLKDVVYFDPPVSLVRNLRSESESFFSRLSGFLESAPLQRLVRQGMLQNEYETALIMKDKAASRLREFCEGMELLQERDLFGDPTLYATIQSSTDPRLIRIFSTARETSYYLVNSFEGYLGYFTEALEEEALRSKYVLRASLLAFSFLSVLLTTVVLTVFSRRIVGRLRAVESAIRDLAGGRLSVSLDFRSGDEFEDLAANFRRYAGLFEQNIRRMVEVVREVATEAVAYENRITAYEPDKLKGLLSYVHRVLVEYITREESIDAAGIALSRKNGCTWSVYEGDPSLREEVGGLLRGMETEPPHGGVLLAGRAGIHLLVGHVGIGERSFGLLVLVARREFSDLERIRFENFLELGALTIDNALKYQELLERKHMEYETLQSQISPHFLFNVLTCLLALNRMKEHVAVEQAIFSLKGLLRYTIESKAVVPLRDELGFIEDYLRLQQLRFGERLSWEILFPREADGLPFPKLLLQPLVENAVVHGLEDVSEGGHIWIRITVGGGFLHITVEDDGRGFHLKTMKEGVGLTNVRRRLQLLFQHARLEISSSPGKGTVSIVSIPLKELKRIHAHTHR from the coding sequence ATGAGGATGCGCCTTAAGTTCGGTCTCATCACGCTTCTCGTCTTCATGGGGTTCCTCTTCGTCATCGTCCTCAACTTCGTCATCCTCGCCCGTATCGAGTCGATCACCGAGGTGGCACGGACTTCAGATCGACTCCTGGACGAGGTGAGGAGACTTCGAAATCGGGTGAAAGAGACCATGATCGCTGCCTTCTCTCCCGGAATCTACGGGAGCCTGAAGGACGTGGTCTACTTCGATCCTCCCGTATCCCTCGTGAGGAACCTCCGGAGTGAGAGCGAGAGCTTTTTCTCGCGCCTCTCGGGGTTCCTCGAGAGTGCCCCGCTCCAGAGACTGGTACGCCAGGGGATGCTCCAGAACGAGTACGAGACCGCCCTCATCATGAAGGACAAGGCGGCCTCCCGGCTTCGGGAGTTCTGCGAAGGGATGGAGCTCTTGCAGGAACGGGATCTCTTCGGTGATCCTACGCTCTACGCCACCATCCAGTCTTCGACGGACCCGAGGCTCATACGCATCTTCAGCACGGCCCGCGAGACCTCCTACTACCTGGTGAACAGCTTCGAGGGCTACCTCGGTTACTTCACCGAGGCCCTGGAGGAGGAGGCGCTGCGGAGCAAATATGTGCTCAGGGCTTCCCTCCTTGCCTTCTCGTTCCTCAGTGTGCTCCTCACCACGGTGGTGCTCACCGTGTTCTCCAGGAGGATCGTAGGCCGGCTGCGCGCCGTGGAAAGCGCCATCAGGGATCTCGCGGGGGGGAGGCTCTCCGTCTCGCTGGACTTTCGTTCGGGAGACGAGTTCGAGGATCTTGCGGCCAATTTCCGGAGGTATGCGGGACTCTTCGAGCAGAACATCCGCCGGATGGTGGAAGTAGTACGGGAGGTGGCCACGGAGGCGGTGGCCTACGAGAACAGGATCACGGCCTACGAGCCGGACAAGCTCAAGGGTCTCCTCTCCTATGTCCACCGTGTGCTCGTCGAGTACATAACCAGGGAGGAATCGATCGATGCCGCGGGGATCGCATTGTCCAGGAAGAATGGGTGTACCTGGTCCGTCTACGAGGGTGATCCTTCGCTCCGGGAGGAGGTGGGGGGGCTTCTCAGGGGCATGGAAACGGAACCACCACACGGCGGCGTCCTCCTCGCGGGAAGGGCCGGGATACATCTTCTCGTGGGGCACGTGGGGATCGGGGAGAGGAGCTTCGGTCTCCTCGTGCTGGTTGCGCGGAGGGAGTTCAGCGACCTGGAGCGCATCAGGTTCGAGAACTTCCTCGAACTCGGTGCACTCACGATCGACAACGCGCTCAAGTATCAGGAGCTTCTCGAGCGGAAGCACATGGAGTACGAGACGCTCCAGTCGCAGATAAGCCCCCACTTCCTCTTCAACGTGCTCACCTGCCTCCTCGCTCTCAACAGGATGAAGGAGCATGTGGCCGTGGAGCAGGCGATCTTTTCCCTCAAGGGCCTTCTCCGCTACACCATCGAGAGCAAGGCCGTGGTGCCCCTCCGGGATGAGTTGGGTTTCATCGAGGACTACCTGCGGCTCCAGCAACTCCGGTTCGGAGAACGGCTTTCATGGGAGATCCTGTTCCCCCGCGAGGCCGATGGGCTTCCCTTCCCTAAGCTCCTCCTCCAGCCCCTCGTGGAGAATGCGGTGGTCCACGGGCTCGAGGATGTTTCGGAGGGAGGACACATCTGGATCAGGATCACGGTGGGGGGAGGATTCCTCCACATCACGGTGGAGGACGACGGCAGAGGCTTCCATCTGAAGACGATGAAGGAAGGGGTGGGGCTTACCAACGTGAGGAGGAGGCTGCAGCTCCTCTTCCAGCACGCTCGTCTCGAGATCTCCTCGTCCCCCGGAAAGGGCACGGTCTCCATCGTCTCTATCCCTTTGAAGGAGCTCAAGAGGATTCATGCGCATACTCATCGCTGA
- the rhaS gene encoding rhamnose ABC transporter substrate-binding protein, which yields MKRLITVLVAMSLLTTALFASGAGEQAGAAAGKKLRIALVVKNLGNGFFEAARDGALEAAKELGDVEIIYQGPSSPTAEGQIEIIENLIATRVDGIAISANDPDALVPVLKKAMAQGIKVISFDSGVSEGGRILHLAPSDTELIGRSQVKLLGELIGWEGEIAILSATAQATNQNAWIEYMKKELAENPKCKNMKLVAVVYGDDLSDKSYREALGLFKSYPDLKGIIAPTTVGIAAAAKAIQDQGLTGKIQLTGLGLPSEMKAYILSGVCEKMALWNPIDLGYSSTYILYNLIKGKNTGAVGDVFSCGRMGEIKVGPGGVAVMGEPFVFTKENIEKFAAMF from the coding sequence ATGAAACGACTGATCACGGTACTGGTAGCCATGAGCCTCCTCACCACGGCGCTGTTCGCGAGTGGGGCAGGGGAGCAGGCGGGTGCGGCCGCGGGCAAGAAGCTCCGGATCGCACTCGTGGTGAAGAACCTCGGGAACGGCTTCTTCGAGGCGGCGCGGGACGGCGCCCTGGAGGCCGCCAAGGAATTGGGAGACGTGGAGATCATCTATCAGGGGCCCAGCTCTCCCACGGCCGAGGGGCAGATCGAGATCATCGAGAACCTCATCGCCACCAGGGTGGACGGGATCGCCATCTCGGCGAACGATCCCGATGCCCTCGTGCCTGTGCTGAAGAAGGCGATGGCCCAGGGGATCAAGGTGATCTCCTTCGATTCCGGTGTCTCCGAGGGCGGACGGATCCTCCATCTCGCTCCTTCGGACACCGAGCTCATAGGACGCAGTCAGGTGAAGCTCCTGGGTGAGCTCATCGGTTGGGAAGGCGAGATTGCCATCCTCTCTGCCACGGCCCAGGCCACGAACCAGAATGCCTGGATCGAGTACATGAAGAAGGAGCTCGCCGAGAACCCGAAGTGTAAGAATATGAAGCTCGTGGCGGTGGTGTACGGTGACGACCTGTCCGACAAGTCGTACCGGGAGGCCTTGGGCCTGTTCAAGTCGTATCCCGACCTCAAGGGCATCATCGCCCCGACCACGGTGGGTATCGCGGCTGCGGCCAAGGCCATCCAGGATCAGGGTCTCACCGGCAAGATCCAGCTCACCGGGCTCGGGCTTCCTTCGGAGATGAAGGCCTACATCCTCTCCGGTGTGTGCGAAAAGATGGCCCTGTGGAATCCGATCGATCTCGGTTACAGCTCCACCTACATCCTCTACAACCTCATCAAGGGAAAGAACACCGGCGCCGTAGGCGACGTGTTTTCCTGCGGGAGGATGGGCGAGATCAAGGTGGGACCGGGCGGCGTGGCGGTCATGGGAGAACCGTTCGTGTTCACCAAGGAGAACATAGAGAAGTTCGCCGCGATGTTCTAG
- a CDS encoding ABC transporter permease, which translates to MRVPRVMKTREFTLFVFLVVFVAVVGMRSPRFLAVENIYDVLKDSSVLILASLAQFLVLLTGGIDLSIPSTMALTGMLLGMFNIAVPNLPFYVYVGGALLLGFVLGSFNGIVVARLRVPPIITTLGTLAMYRALVFLVSGGEWVSAHEMCESFVSIPVVRFLGIPAIIWYAFIVFLLVTFFLTYTWTGRSIYATGDNRNAARLVGIDTRKTDYLVFMLSGVISGLAGLLYVTRYAAAQTDSATGYELQAVAACVIGGVSVFGGSGTSTGVLLGALFLGLLYNALTQINISPFYQMLVQGIAILIAILANTFAERSRAERLLKTRRHRV; encoded by the coding sequence ATGAGAGTGCCGAGAGTCATGAAAACCCGTGAGTTCACCCTCTTCGTGTTTCTCGTGGTCTTCGTGGCAGTGGTAGGGATGCGGTCCCCTCGTTTTCTTGCAGTGGAGAACATCTATGACGTGCTCAAGGATTCCTCGGTCCTGATCCTCGCCTCCCTCGCTCAGTTCCTGGTCCTGCTCACCGGCGGGATAGACCTCTCCATCCCTTCCACTATGGCCCTTACGGGGATGTTGCTCGGTATGTTCAATATCGCGGTGCCGAATCTACCCTTCTATGTCTACGTGGGGGGTGCGCTTCTCCTCGGATTCGTTCTGGGCAGTTTCAACGGGATCGTGGTGGCGAGGTTGAGGGTTCCTCCCATCATCACCACACTCGGTACCCTCGCGATGTACCGGGCCCTCGTCTTCCTGGTATCGGGCGGGGAGTGGGTGAGCGCCCACGAGATGTGCGAGAGTTTCGTCTCCATACCCGTGGTGCGATTTCTGGGAATCCCGGCCATCATCTGGTATGCCTTCATCGTCTTCCTGCTGGTGACGTTCTTTCTCACGTATACGTGGACCGGGCGCTCCATCTACGCCACGGGTGACAACAGAAACGCGGCCCGGCTCGTGGGCATAGATACCAGGAAGACGGATTACCTTGTGTTCATGCTCAGCGGGGTGATCTCGGGACTCGCCGGTCTTCTCTATGTGACCCGGTATGCGGCGGCCCAGACCGACAGCGCCACTGGATACGAGCTGCAGGCCGTGGCGGCCTGTGTCATCGGCGGGGTGAGCGTCTTCGGAGGATCGGGAACGAGTACGGGGGTGCTCCTCGGGGCTCTCTTCCTTGGACTCCTCTACAACGCCCTCACCCAGATCAACATCTCGCCCTTCTATCAAATGCTCGTTCAGGGGATCGCCATCCTCATTGCCATCCTCGCCAATACCTTTGCGGAACGCTCGCGGGCCGAAAGGCTCCTCAAGACACGGAGGCACCGGGTATGA
- a CDS encoding helix-turn-helix domain-containing protein, with the protein MRILIADDEPLARYTIRSLLEEVAHPRVECVLEAADIRELKETIFSREVDIVFLDIKMPGGSGLDAMTRILRERSDILFVVVTSYADFGFAKTALELGAQGYILKPPSREEMDAILGRLEESLTRRKNERRKALHQWFVDLHVLPYPAVSSRPSFPDGISEHPIPLFLFHPAISYPNCKGAFEAEGERLLAEDDVLLHFPSHYGVDLCLFCREEGRLQSTLLHLMHHLLERSPEIHPLLLVGRPAASSHDVAEFYEEAVRLLPFVALFPSERILPLTVVQEASRTLLPGERETFENLFAIVRALVERNEVGFLDAVEGLISRLPGLEGRIRSYVEQFLRRYMGIDRPALRLTAADFSSCPLASRMGMRSRDEDHDPVRRALAFIKEHYTRPLSVSMVASYLNLTPNYFSSLFHRRTGKRFSEYLMELRLIKARDFLLSGYSVKEAALAVGYASVRHFSRMYRRFFGRYPSEEGRS; encoded by the coding sequence ATGCGCATACTCATCGCTGACGATGAGCCTTTGGCCCGATACACCATACGCAGTCTCCTCGAGGAAGTCGCCCATCCACGGGTCGAGTGCGTCCTCGAGGCCGCCGATATCCGGGAACTGAAAGAGACGATCTTCTCGAGAGAGGTGGATATCGTCTTCCTGGACATAAAGATGCCTGGTGGGAGCGGGTTGGACGCCATGACTCGGATCCTGAGAGAGCGGAGTGACATCCTCTTCGTGGTCGTCACCAGCTATGCGGATTTCGGGTTCGCAAAGACCGCTCTCGAGCTGGGTGCCCAGGGATATATCCTCAAGCCTCCTTCCAGGGAGGAGATGGATGCCATACTCGGTCGGCTCGAGGAGAGCCTCACCCGGCGAAAGAACGAAAGGCGGAAGGCATTGCACCAGTGGTTCGTGGACCTCCATGTCCTTCCGTACCCCGCCGTGAGTTCTCGTCCGAGCTTCCCGGATGGAATCTCGGAACATCCGATCCCCTTGTTCCTCTTTCACCCTGCGATCTCCTATCCGAACTGCAAGGGTGCCTTCGAAGCCGAGGGAGAGAGGCTTCTGGCCGAGGATGACGTGCTTCTCCATTTTCCTTCACACTATGGGGTGGATCTCTGTCTTTTTTGCAGGGAGGAGGGAAGGCTTCAGTCGACGCTCCTCCATCTCATGCACCACCTGCTCGAGCGATCTCCTGAGATACACCCCCTCCTCCTCGTGGGGAGGCCTGCCGCCTCGTCCCACGACGTGGCGGAGTTCTACGAGGAGGCGGTACGCCTGCTTCCGTTCGTCGCCCTGTTTCCTTCGGAGCGTATCCTTCCCCTGACGGTGGTCCAGGAGGCCTCCCGCACCCTCCTGCCCGGAGAGCGAGAGACGTTCGAGAACCTCTTCGCGATCGTTCGGGCCCTCGTGGAGCGCAACGAGGTGGGATTCCTCGATGCGGTGGAGGGTCTCATCTCACGACTACCTGGGCTGGAGGGACGTATCCGCTCGTATGTGGAGCAGTTCCTCCGTCGCTACATGGGGATCGATCGGCCTGCATTGAGGCTCACCGCCGCGGATTTCTCGTCGTGCCCTCTCGCCTCCAGGATGGGGATGCGATCCCGGGATGAGGACCACGATCCGGTGCGGAGGGCCCTCGCCTTCATCAAAGAACACTATACCCGGCCGCTTTCTGTCTCCATGGTGGCCTCGTACCTCAATCTCACCCCCAACTACTTCAGTTCCCTCTTCCATCGACGGACCGGCAAACGCTTCTCCGAATACCTCATGGAGCTGCGTCTCATCAAGGCGAGGGACTTCCTCCTTTCGGGATATTCGGTGAAGGAGGCGGCCCTGGCCGTGGGGTATGCGAGCGTACGCCACTTCTCCCGCATGTACCGTCGGTTCTTCGGGAGATACCCCTCCGAGGAGGGAAGATCGTAG
- a CDS encoding L-rhamnose isomerase, whose amino-acid sequence MTSNDRVERAFEEAKARYADLGVDVEAAVKRCAEIPVSIHCWQGDDVVGLEGKDTLSGGGILATGNYPGRARSGDELRQDAAKAFSLVPGTKRFNLHAMYAETEGKRVDRDALEPRHFEKWVEWAKSLGIGLDFNPTFFSHPLADSGFTLSHPDEGVRAFWVRHAIACERIAAYFASELDGVCINNLWIPDGWKDIPVDRLGPRERLLASLDEIYRERLPGVIDTVESKLFGIGSESYVTGSHEFYLGYAVSRNVGVCLDMGHFHPTETIHDKISSLVLFVPHVLIHMSRGVRWDSDHVVLFTDDVRAVAAEMVRLGRWEKIHLAVDYFDASINRILAWVIGARAVQKALLSAFLEPVGRLEELEAEGRLGERLALMEDVKSLPFAAVWDYYCLSQDVPLDVEWIREVEAYERQVLSKRT is encoded by the coding sequence ATGACATCGAACGACAGAGTTGAACGGGCCTTCGAAGAGGCGAAGGCTCGGTACGCGGACCTCGGTGTGGATGTGGAGGCCGCGGTGAAGAGGTGTGCGGAGATCCCCGTCTCCATCCACTGCTGGCAGGGCGACGATGTGGTGGGGCTTGAGGGTAAGGATACGCTCTCTGGTGGGGGTATCCTCGCGACCGGCAACTACCCGGGAAGGGCGCGGAGCGGTGACGAGCTCCGCCAGGATGCGGCCAAGGCCTTCTCCCTCGTCCCGGGGACGAAGCGTTTCAACCTCCACGCGATGTATGCGGAGACCGAGGGGAAGCGGGTGGACAGGGACGCCCTCGAACCGAGACACTTTGAGAAGTGGGTGGAGTGGGCCAAGTCTTTGGGAATAGGGCTCGACTTCAATCCCACCTTCTTCTCCCATCCTCTGGCGGATTCGGGGTTCACCTTGAGCCATCCGGACGAGGGTGTGCGGGCCTTCTGGGTGAGACACGCCATCGCCTGCGAGCGGATCGCTGCGTATTTCGCCTCTGAGCTGGATGGGGTGTGCATCAACAACCTCTGGATCCCGGACGGCTGGAAGGACATCCCCGTCGACAGGCTGGGACCCAGGGAGCGGCTGCTCGCATCGCTCGACGAGATCTACAGGGAGCGTCTCCCGGGTGTGATCGACACGGTGGAGTCCAAGCTCTTCGGCATCGGTTCGGAATCCTATGTGACCGGCTCGCACGAGTTCTATCTGGGCTATGCGGTGAGCCGGAACGTGGGCGTGTGTCTCGACATGGGCCACTTCCATCCCACCGAGACGATCCACGACAAGATCTCCTCGCTCGTCCTCTTCGTTCCACACGTGCTCATCCACATGAGCAGAGGGGTGCGGTGGGATTCGGACCACGTGGTGCTCTTCACGGACGACGTGCGTGCGGTGGCAGCCGAGATGGTGCGTCTCGGCAGGTGGGAGAAGATACACCTCGCCGTGGACTACTTCGATGCGAGCATCAACCGTATCCTCGCGTGGGTGATCGGTGCCCGGGCCGTGCAGAAGGCCCTCCTCTCGGCCTTCCTCGAACCGGTGGGCCGTCTCGAGGAGCTCGAAGCGGAGGGGCGCCTCGGTGAACGGCTCGCCCTCATGGAGGATGTGAAGAGCCTCCCGTTTGCCGCGGTGTGGGATTACT
- a CDS encoding sugar ABC transporter ATP-binding protein translates to METPLLELKDVSMMYPGTLALDGVSFRIRQGEVHALIGENGAGKSTLVKIMSGVLTPTKGRIFLEGEEVAFGSPLDAQRAGIAVIHQEAAVFPDLSVAENVFMSSPVYAGRVPLLSWKEMHRRAAAILEELGVPLDTRAVVKDLSTAERQLVEIAKALTHRARIVIMDEPTSSLSAREVEDLFRIIRDLKASGTGVVFISHKFEEIEEIADHFTVLRDGQYVGEGQVRETSREEIIRMMIGRKMEQYYPERDSRPGEVVLEVRNLSREGVFRDVSFEVRRGEILGFFGLVGSGRTEVMRCIVGVDAWDSGEVCFEGKTVRFRSPREAMRHGIVYVPEDRQLQGCILNMSICENITLPLLTALHKRGWIDQVRERRFAEEYAKRLEVKAPHVHVWVNALSGGNQQKVVLAKWLAAQPSLLILDEPTRGIDIATKAAVHALVADLAAQGLAVLLVSSELPEVLGMADRVVVFHEGKVTGVFDARACTSEEIMRAALGHGERGVV, encoded by the coding sequence ATGGAAACACCTTTGCTGGAACTGAAGGACGTCTCCATGATGTATCCGGGAACCCTCGCCCTCGATGGAGTCTCGTTCAGGATACGTCAGGGAGAGGTCCACGCACTCATAGGGGAGAACGGGGCGGGCAAGTCCACGCTGGTGAAGATCATGAGCGGGGTGCTCACTCCCACGAAAGGACGGATCTTCCTCGAGGGGGAGGAAGTGGCGTTCGGATCCCCCCTGGATGCCCAGAGGGCCGGTATCGCGGTGATCCACCAGGAGGCTGCGGTGTTCCCCGACCTCTCGGTGGCCGAGAACGTCTTCATGAGCAGTCCCGTATATGCCGGGCGGGTTCCCCTCCTCTCGTGGAAGGAGATGCACCGCAGGGCGGCCGCTATCCTCGAGGAACTGGGGGTGCCCCTGGACACCCGGGCGGTCGTGAAGGACCTTTCCACGGCCGAGCGTCAGTTGGTGGAGATCGCGAAGGCCCTCACCCACAGGGCGAGGATCGTGATCATGGACGAACCCACCAGTTCCCTCTCGGCACGGGAAGTGGAGGACCTCTTCAGGATCATCAGGGATCTCAAGGCATCCGGTACGGGGGTGGTGTTCATCTCCCACAAGTTCGAGGAGATCGAGGAGATCGCCGACCACTTCACCGTACTCCGTGACGGGCAATACGTGGGGGAAGGTCAGGTCCGGGAGACGTCCAGGGAGGAGATCATCAGGATGATGATCGGGAGAAAGATGGAACAGTACTATCCCGAGCGGGACTCCCGGCCGGGTGAGGTGGTGCTGGAGGTGAGAAATCTCTCGAGGGAAGGGGTGTTCCGTGATGTTTCCTTCGAGGTGAGGAGGGGAGAGATCCTGGGATTCTTCGGACTCGTGGGATCCGGCAGAACCGAGGTCATGCGGTGTATCGTGGGGGTGGATGCGTGGGATAGTGGAGAAGTGTGCTTCGAGGGGAAAACAGTGCGATTCAGATCCCCCAGGGAGGCGATGCGTCATGGTATCGTGTATGTACCCGAGGACAGACAGCTGCAAGGGTGCATCCTCAACATGAGTATCTGCGAGAACATCACGCTTCCCCTCCTCACGGCGCTCCACAAGAGAGGATGGATCGATCAGGTACGTGAGCGTCGTTTCGCAGAGGAGTATGCGAAGCGGCTCGAGGTGAAGGCTCCCCACGTACACGTGTGGGTGAATGCCCTTTCGGGTGGGAACCAGCAGAAGGTGGTGTTGGCGAAGTGGCTCGCCGCACAGCCCTCCCTTCTCATCCTCGACGAGCCCACCAGGGGTATCGATATCGCCACCAAGGCCGCGGTCCATGCCCTTGTAGCGGATCTCGCGGCTCAGGGGCTTGCGGTGCTCCTCGTCTCTTCCGAGCTTCCCGAGGTTCTCGGTATGGCAGACCGGGTGGTGGTGTTCCACGAAGGGAAGGTCACAGGGGTCTTCGATGCACGGGCGTGTACCTCGGAGGAGATCATGAGAGCGGCCCTCGGACACGGTGAAAGGGGTGTGGTATGA
- the rhaM gene encoding L-rhamnose mutarotase — MRRHAFVMQLKPGCEEEYKRRHDLIWPELKDELRKAGISDYTIYLDRKTYRLFAVQRLADDERTASLPDQPIMRRWWEYMKDLMETNPDDSPVVEPLEEMFHMD; from the coding sequence ATGAGACGACACGCCTTTGTGATGCAGCTCAAGCCGGGCTGCGAGGAAGAGTACAAGCGCCGCCACGACCTGATTTGGCCGGAGCTGAAGGACGAGCTTCGCAAGGCGGGAATCTCGGACTACACCATCTATCTGGACCGGAAGACGTACCGGCTCTTTGCGGTCCAGCGCCTCGCGGATGACGAGCGTACGGCGTCTCTTCCCGATCAACCGATCATGCGGCGATGGTGGGAGTACATGAAGGATCTCATGGAGACCAATCCGGACGACTCCCCTGTGGTCGAACCGCTCGAAGAGATGTTCCACATGGACTAG
- a CDS encoding class II aldolase/adducin family protein produces MSLQALVKLSRLYGADPEFVLAGGGNTSWKDEALLYVKASGVSLATIDETGFVRLTRECLERILSRPFPERVEEREREVVAALLDCRIPGEEKRPSVETLLHHVIPYRYVVHTHPALVNGVLCSLEGERIARELFGEEALWMPYTTPGYVLSREFHRVVAGWQGGELPRIVFLQNHGVFVSEDSPEGVIGLYARLMERIRPLFPHVPPPFGGVIQPLGGEIPGMLERIVQEVSAGTSEGVYLMSRDPVFEGCLAGEEGMEGLRGAFSPDHIVYAGPAPLFFPTRGGVPEEEEARSRTRGYLEEYGVLPRIFLLQGVGVVARASSEKGARTAILLFHDALRISLCAQTLGGPRFLTREDVEFILNWEAERFRSRVSLDQGGNR; encoded by the coding sequence ATGAGTCTGCAGGCCCTGGTGAAGCTTTCCCGTCTGTATGGTGCGGATCCCGAGTTCGTGCTCGCGGGGGGAGGGAATACCTCCTGGAAGGACGAGGCCCTCCTCTATGTGAAGGCCTCGGGGGTGTCCCTCGCCACGATCGACGAGACGGGGTTCGTGAGGCTCACGCGGGAGTGCCTCGAGAGGATACTCTCCAGGCCGTTCCCGGAGCGCGTGGAGGAACGAGAACGTGAGGTGGTGGCGGCACTCCTGGACTGCCGGATACCGGGAGAGGAAAAGCGTCCCAGCGTGGAGACGTTGCTCCATCATGTCATCCCCTACCGGTATGTGGTGCACACCCATCCTGCGCTGGTGAACGGGGTGCTCTGTAGCCTGGAAGGGGAGCGTATCGCGAGGGAACTCTTCGGTGAAGAAGCCCTCTGGATGCCCTACACCACCCCCGGATACGTGCTTTCCCGGGAGTTCCACCGTGTGGTGGCGGGATGGCAGGGTGGGGAACTCCCCCGGATCGTCTTCCTCCAGAACCACGGAGTGTTCGTGAGCGAGGACTCGCCCGAAGGGGTGATCGGTCTCTATGCCCGTCTCATGGAACGGATACGCCCCCTCTTTCCGCACGTTCCCCCTCCCTTCGGGGGCGTGATACAGCCACTCGGGGGAGAGATCCCGGGGATGCTCGAGCGTATCGTGCAGGAGGTGAGCGCCGGTACCTCCGAGGGGGTCTACCTCATGAGTCGGGATCCCGTGTTCGAGGGCTGCCTTGCCGGTGAGGAGGGAATGGAGGGGCTGAGGGGGGCCTTCTCCCCCGACCACATCGTCTACGCGGGCCCGGCTCCCCTCTTCTTCCCCACACGAGGGGGAGTCCCGGAGGAGGAAGAGGCTCGTTCCCGGACGAGGGGCTATCTCGAGGAGTATGGGGTGCTGCCCCGGATCTTCCTCCTCCAAGGGGTGGGGGTGGTCGCCCGTGCCTCCTCGGAGAAGGGGGCCCGGACGGCCATCCTCCTCTTCCATGATGCGCTCCGGATCTCTCTCTGTGCCCAGACCTTGGGTGGTCCGAGGTTTCTCACGAGAGAGGACGTGGAGTTCATACTCAACTGGGAGGCGGAACGTTTCCGCTCTCGCGTAAGTCTCGATCAGGGAGGAAACAGATGA